One window of Thermocoleostomius sinensis A174 genomic DNA carries:
- a CDS encoding translation initiation factor, protein MSSKKKPIDRSKAENRVVYSEFGPAANSDATARPISELPPNQQNLRVQASRKGRKGKTVTVISGFQAKPETLTNLLKQLKTQCGAGGTIEENEILIQGDHAQKLVQLLTQMGYKAKVSGGK, encoded by the coding sequence ATGAGTTCTAAGAAAAAGCCGATCGATCGAAGCAAGGCAGAAAACCGAGTAGTTTATTCCGAGTTTGGCCCTGCGGCAAATTCAGACGCTACTGCCCGCCCGATTTCTGAACTGCCCCCGAATCAGCAAAACCTGCGAGTGCAAGCCTCACGCAAAGGTCGCAAAGGCAAAACTGTTACTGTCATCAGTGGGTTTCAAGCAAAGCCTGAGACCTTAACAAATTTATTAAAACAACTCAAAACCCAATGTGGAGCCGGAGGCACGATCGAAGAAAATGAAATTCTGATTCAAGGCGATCATGCCCAAAAACTGGTGCAGCTACTGACGCAGATGGGTTACAAGGCCAAGGTCAGTGGCGGCAAGTGA
- the holA gene encoding DNA polymerase III subunit delta — protein sequence MPIYLFWGEDEFALNRAVQALRDRTLDPAWVSFNYDKLSSEQPDAVVQALNLALTPPFGAGNRMVWLADTLLFQRCSDEILRELDRSLPHLPDSSVLLLTHSHKPDGRLKSTKLLQKYGEIQEFSPIPPWKTDLLVQQVRRAAQEVGVKLTDDAIQLLADSVGNNSRQLYNELEKLLLYGFTDDRPLNAAAVRTLVTASTQTSLQLAATIRQGDTAESLGLIADLLNHNEPPLRIVATLVGQFRTWLWVKVMVDAKERDEKEIARAAEVANPKRIYFLRQEVAALPLAGLEQSLSLLLDLEFGLKSGKEPIALLQTKVIELCQLFQKAKS from the coding sequence ATGCCAATCTATTTATTCTGGGGAGAAGACGAGTTTGCCCTCAATCGAGCCGTACAAGCGCTGCGCGATCGCACCCTTGATCCGGCTTGGGTCAGCTTTAACTACGACAAACTTTCTTCAGAGCAACCAGACGCGGTGGTGCAAGCCCTAAATTTAGCGCTGACGCCTCCGTTTGGCGCAGGCAACCGGATGGTTTGGCTCGCAGATACTCTGTTATTTCAGCGCTGTTCTGACGAGATCCTGCGCGAACTCGATCGCAGCTTGCCCCATCTACCAGACTCATCTGTGTTACTGCTGACCCACAGCCACAAACCCGATGGGCGTCTTAAATCTACCAAGCTATTGCAAAAGTATGGTGAGATTCAAGAATTTTCTCCTATTCCACCCTGGAAAACCGATCTGCTGGTGCAACAGGTTCGTCGAGCCGCTCAGGAAGTAGGTGTCAAGCTTACGGATGACGCCATTCAGCTTTTAGCCGATTCTGTGGGCAACAACTCACGCCAACTGTACAATGAACTGGAAAAGCTGTTGCTCTATGGCTTCACAGACGATCGCCCCCTCAATGCGGCCGCCGTTCGTACCCTAGTGACAGCCTCGACTCAAACCAGTCTGCAACTAGCTGCTACCATTCGCCAAGGTGATACTGCCGAATCGCTAGGACTGATTGCTGACTTGCTGAACCACAACGAACCGCCGCTACGGATTGTTGCTACGTTGGTCGGTCAGTTTCGCACTTGGTTGTGGGTGAAAGTGATGGTAGACGCCAAAGAACGCGACGAAAAGGAAATTGCCCGTGCTGCCGAAGTGGCAAATCCGAAACGTATTTACTTTCTGCGTCAAGAAGTGGCTGCGTTGCCATTAGCAGGATTAGAGCAAAGCCTGTCGTTGCTGCTAGATCTGGAGTTTGGCTTAAAGTCTGGCAAAGAACCGATCGCGCTGTTGCAAACGAAGGTGATTGAGTTGTGCCAGCTATTTCAAAAGGCTAAAAGCTGA
- a CDS encoding AKAP7-like phosphoesterase domain-containing protein → MDDTYQVYVNRVARMTLPEAFQSQVQYIQLSPKFQTLSDGTIQPAAFPGYTVISPPYMDDDRNTAFYHHLQHYQQRVLEQLEPGLLIPVPSNSFHFTLSDLIWASAFRHSQDEDPTFEQRLQDCVAQVFQKCEPMVRAEKPIYWQVIGLFLRTRALGVCLVPKDEDSYERVLQLRRMVYQSPDLIALGIEQQYNFTAHITLGYFGEPATTADHDTLAQSLIVLNDYWLESAEPAEIWVHRAELRKFDDMTRYYREPSWPVLEF, encoded by the coding sequence TTGGACGACACTTACCAAGTTTATGTAAATCGAGTGGCACGGATGACGCTCCCCGAGGCGTTTCAGTCTCAAGTGCAATACATTCAGCTTTCTCCCAAATTTCAAACGCTTTCTGATGGAACCATTCAACCCGCTGCATTTCCCGGCTATACAGTAATCAGTCCGCCCTACATGGACGACGATAGAAATACTGCTTTCTATCACCATCTTCAGCACTATCAGCAACGTGTATTAGAGCAGCTTGAACCAGGCTTGCTCATTCCCGTACCCAGCAACAGTTTTCACTTTACCCTCAGCGATTTAATTTGGGCGAGTGCGTTTCGGCATAGTCAAGATGAAGATCCAACCTTCGAGCAGCGCCTACAGGATTGTGTTGCTCAGGTGTTTCAAAAGTGTGAGCCAATGGTGCGAGCGGAAAAGCCCATTTATTGGCAGGTCATTGGGTTGTTTCTAAGAACGCGGGCCTTGGGCGTTTGCCTGGTTCCTAAAGATGAAGATTCCTATGAGCGGGTCTTGCAGTTGCGACGCATGGTATATCAGTCGCCAGATTTGATTGCCCTAGGAATTGAGCAGCAATATAACTTCACGGCTCACATTACCCTAGGATATTTTGGGGAGCCAGCTACCACGGCCGATCACGATACGCTCGCTCAATCACTGATTGTCCTCAATGATTACTGGCTAGAATCGGCAGAACCCGCTGAGATATGGGTCCATCGGGCTGAATTGCGCAAGTTTGACGATATGACGCGCTACTACCGCGAACCCTCCTGGCCGGTACTGGAATTCTAA
- a CDS encoding type IV pilus twitching motility protein PilT — protein MSETQRPPTPQPAPRVPLPPPPRPIAATAGVTTQRMPSQTVPTPSVPPPPPAPISPTSPGLSNRAAPPPPAIPPGHRAPAPAPPGRGVSRSQPSAGQPMLEQLVREAFDKGFSDIHVGVGEPPRFRNRGEIDKADYPITDSDTFLSWLKEVLSDDDIQTFQNTLDYDGATQYEFARVRLNIFDSLRGPAMVMRLIPLKILTMEQLNLPTVFKDVCHYHKGLILVTGPTGSGKSTTMAAMIDYINTEMPKHIITIEDPIEFIHQSKRSLIKQREVGIHTRKFDNALKAALREDPDIILVGEMRDKETVNTALKAAQTGHLVMGTLHTNSAVKTIERILSLYEPDQQGPMRIALAESLVSVIAQGLCRTTDGKRAAFHDIMINTDAIKDFIRRGEIDEIEAIIPRCTFDGMCTMNQSLYKLYEAGRITEETALEQSPKPNEMAQILRGRV, from the coding sequence ATGTCAGAAACCCAACGTCCGCCTACTCCTCAACCAGCGCCTCGTGTGCCGCTGCCACCACCACCCCGCCCGATCGCGGCTACTGCTGGCGTCACTACACAAAGGATGCCGTCTCAAACGGTACCAACTCCGTCTGTCCCTCCTCCTCCCCCTGCACCCATCTCCCCTACCAGTCCGGGCCTCAGCAACCGAGCAGCCCCGCCCCCCCCTGCCATCCCTCCTGGACACCGCGCCCCTGCACCTGCGCCTCCGGGTCGTGGAGTGTCCCGCAGTCAGCCTAGCGCAGGTCAACCTATGCTTGAACAACTGGTCCGTGAAGCCTTTGACAAGGGGTTTTCAGATATTCATGTAGGGGTGGGCGAACCACCGCGTTTTCGCAACCGGGGTGAGATTGATAAAGCCGATTATCCTATCACCGACAGTGATACGTTCCTTAGTTGGCTGAAAGAAGTCCTCAGCGACGACGATATTCAAACATTTCAAAATACGCTCGACTATGACGGGGCAACTCAGTATGAGTTTGCGCGAGTCCGCCTCAACATTTTTGATTCGTTGCGGGGTCCGGCGATGGTGATGCGCCTGATCCCGCTGAAGATTTTAACCATGGAACAACTGAATCTACCAACGGTTTTCAAAGACGTTTGTCATTATCACAAGGGTTTGATTTTAGTAACAGGACCCACTGGCTCTGGGAAATCGACGACGATGGCCGCCATGATTGATTACATCAACACTGAGATGCCCAAGCACATCATCACCATTGAAGACCCGATCGAGTTTATCCATCAAAGTAAGCGATCGCTCATTAAGCAACGGGAAGTTGGAATTCATACTCGTAAATTTGATAATGCCCTAAAAGCTGCCCTACGTGAAGATCCAGATATTATTTTGGTGGGTGAAATGCGCGACAAAGAAACGGTCAATACCGCCCTAAAAGCAGCACAAACTGGACACTTAGTCATGGGAACGCTGCACACTAATAGCGCTGTCAAAACGATCGAACGAATTCTCAGCCTCTATGAACCTGATCAACAGGGGCCGATGCGAATTGCCCTCGCTGAGTCACTGGTGTCTGTCATTGCCCAAGGTCTTTGTCGAACTACCGATGGTAAGCGCGCCGCATTCCATGACATTATGATTAACACGGATGCCATTAAAGATTTCATTCGTCGGGGCGAAATTGATGAAATTGAAGCTATCATTCCCCGTTGCACCTTTGACGGGATGTGCACTATGAACCAGTCACTATACAAGCTTTACGAAGCCGGACGAATCACCGAAGAAACGGCGCTAGAACAATCCCCCAAGCCAAACGAAATGGCACAAATTCTTCGAGGTCGCGTCTAG
- a CDS encoding circadian clock KaiB family protein, translated as MTADSNFTPHTLDLFKGIALFTPGGDLVYCIDPQKQSRWHLQLCAVLQEMLGLSEPPHFLVPCYTATIDRWFNPRTQQLQTFAEACPSVLRYQPLLNAIFGVEDLDWQAVTYPEGVCDPRVLNSYRNQFPQLWQDHDLVIRYEKNETRSLSTAQGNSVLSWSPSRQDDEAEGYVLRLFVAGNNPATAHILKNLYELLERSLQRPYTLKVIDIHKHPELAELNQVTATPTLVKVWPRPVRRIIGNLDDFTTIARVLQPSPTNYRQRN; from the coding sequence ATGACCGCCGATTCAAACTTCACTCCCCACACTCTAGACCTGTTCAAAGGCATCGCCTTGTTTACGCCAGGCGGCGATCTAGTTTATTGCATCGATCCACAGAAGCAAAGTCGGTGGCATTTGCAGCTTTGTGCCGTCTTGCAGGAAATGTTGGGGTTATCTGAACCTCCTCATTTTTTGGTGCCTTGCTATACAGCGACGATCGATCGGTGGTTTAATCCTCGTACCCAGCAGCTACAGACCTTTGCCGAAGCGTGTCCGTCGGTGTTGCGCTATCAACCGCTTTTGAATGCAATTTTTGGGGTAGAAGATTTAGACTGGCAAGCAGTCACATATCCAGAGGGGGTGTGTGATCCACGGGTTTTGAACTCCTATCGCAATCAGTTCCCGCAGCTTTGGCAAGACCATGATTTAGTGATTCGCTACGAAAAAAATGAGACGCGATCGCTGTCCACGGCTCAAGGTAATTCCGTGTTATCTTGGTCGCCCTCTCGCCAGGATGATGAGGCCGAGGGCTATGTACTGCGGTTGTTTGTGGCGGGTAATAATCCAGCCACCGCGCACATTTTGAAGAATTTGTATGAACTGCTAGAACGATCGCTCCAACGTCCTTATACCCTGAAAGTTATTGACATCCACAAACATCCAGAACTAGCAGAATTAAATCAAGTCACGGCTACTCCGACCCTAGTAAAAGTTTGGCCACGACCCGTCCGACGAATTATCGGAAACTTAGATGATTTCACTACCATTGCCAGAGTGCTGCAACCTTCTCCAACGAACTATAGGCAGCGAAACTAG
- a CDS encoding Fur family transcriptional regulator: MYSVSSLKAELNERGWRLTPQRETILQVFQNLPKGQHLSAEDLHDRLHEDGEAISLSTIYRNLKLMARMGILRELELAEGHKHYEINQPSPYHHHHLICVRCNKTIEFKNDSILKMGAKTARKEGYHLLDCQLIVHAVCPSCQRSLLPM; this comes from the coding sequence ATGTACAGCGTATCCTCCCTTAAAGCTGAATTGAATGAGAGAGGCTGGCGTCTGACCCCCCAGCGAGAAACCATTCTGCAGGTCTTTCAAAATCTTCCCAAAGGACAGCATCTTAGCGCCGAAGATTTGCACGATCGGCTGCATGAAGACGGTGAAGCGATTAGCTTATCCACCATTTACCGCAACTTGAAGCTGATGGCACGCATGGGCATTTTGAGAGAGTTGGAGCTAGCTGAAGGGCACAAGCACTACGAAATCAACCAACCCTCACCTTATCACCACCACCACTTAATTTGTGTGCGGTGTAACAAAACCATCGAATTCAAGAATGATTCCATTCTAAAGATGGGAGCTAAAACGGCTCGTAAAGAGGGTTACCACCTACTTGATTGTCAACTGATTGTTCATGCGGTGTGTCCTAGTTGCCAGCGCTCATTATTACCCATGTAG
- the ribE gene encoding riboflavin synthase has protein sequence MFTGLIRAIGTLRAIENNQVQVSCPVADLLPELELGDSVAVDGVCLTVTQILPTGFLAAVSPETTSRTTLKQTTEEIYVNLEPSLRVGSKLGGHFVTGHIDGVGWLETAEQTENAWEMSFQVTDPRISRYIVPKGSVAINGVSLTVADCNATGSWFKVAVIPLTYAETNLQYLQPGNLVNLEGDVLGKYVEKFLRLGSHSNPALASWAELSQTQAAIEDPLTPQFLAEHGYL, from the coding sequence ATGTTCACGGGACTGATTCGGGCGATCGGAACATTGCGCGCTATTGAAAATAACCAGGTGCAAGTCAGTTGCCCCGTTGCCGATTTACTGCCAGAGTTGGAGTTGGGTGACAGTGTGGCAGTAGATGGCGTTTGCTTAACTGTGACACAAATTCTGCCCACCGGATTTTTGGCAGCCGTTTCACCGGAAACCACCAGCCGCACAACCTTAAAACAGACTACTGAAGAAATTTACGTCAACTTGGAGCCATCGTTGCGAGTCGGCAGCAAATTGGGCGGGCATTTTGTGACAGGTCATATCGATGGGGTGGGATGGCTAGAAACCGCTGAGCAGACTGAAAACGCTTGGGAAATGAGTTTCCAAGTCACCGATCCTCGCATATCTCGATACATCGTTCCAAAAGGTAGTGTGGCCATTAACGGGGTCAGCTTAACCGTAGCAGATTGTAACGCCACAGGCTCCTGGTTTAAGGTAGCCGTGATTCCTCTAACCTATGCTGAGACAAATTTGCAGTATCTACAACCGGGAAATCTGGTTAATTTAGAGGGAGATGTCTTGGGCAAATATGTCGAGAAGTTTTTGCGGCTAGGCAGTCATAGCAATCCAGCCCTCGCGTCGTGGGCGGAGTTGAGTCAAACCCAAGCGGCGATCGAAGATCCTCTCACGCCTCAGTTTCTAGCAGAACATGGCTATCTTTAA
- a CDS encoding DASH family cryptochrome yields MAELRILIWYRTDLRLHDHEPLHQALKHQSRVIPVYCFDPRQFGQTSFGFPKTGSFRAQFLLESVANLRQSLRSLGSDLIVRQGKPEQVIPNLVQPLDIAAVYYHTELTSEEQTVEAALQAALAPLGVSVKRFWGHTLYHPDDLPFEIQRIPEVFTNFRKQVEKQSTVNPMFPTPRSLQSLPPEVAVGDIPQLTDLGLESPTLDDRAVLRFQGGETAGRDRVEHYIWQADKLRVYKETRNGMVGADYSSKFSPWLALGCLSPRYVYEQVQHYEDQRIRNDSTYWLIFELLWRDYFRLICAKHGNQIFYPSGLQGIPIPWKQDWQRFDLWRKGRTGFPLVDANMREIAATGFMSNRGRQNVASFLTKNLGIDWRMGAEWFESLLIDYDVCSNWGNWNYTAGVGNDARGFRFFNILKQARDYDPQGAYVKLWLPELTNVPSSKVHEPWKLQPVEQKRFGVQIGVDYPNPIVDLFKSAEANEKLYNAAIGRNPKPKR; encoded by the coding sequence GTGGCCGAACTGCGTATTCTCATTTGGTATCGCACCGATCTCCGTTTGCATGATCACGAACCGCTGCACCAAGCGCTGAAGCATCAATCGCGGGTGATTCCGGTCTACTGTTTCGATCCACGTCAATTTGGGCAAACATCATTTGGCTTTCCCAAAACCGGATCGTTTCGGGCCCAGTTTTTACTGGAAAGCGTGGCAAATTTGCGACAGTCATTGCGATCGCTTGGCAGTGACTTAATTGTGCGACAGGGTAAACCAGAACAGGTAATTCCCAACCTCGTGCAGCCATTAGATATTGCAGCAGTCTACTATCACACGGAACTCACATCAGAAGAACAGACTGTTGAGGCGGCGTTGCAGGCAGCATTAGCGCCGTTGGGTGTTTCTGTAAAACGCTTTTGGGGACATACCCTATATCACCCGGATGATTTGCCGTTTGAGATTCAAAGAATTCCAGAAGTGTTTACGAATTTCCGCAAGCAGGTAGAAAAACAATCAACAGTTAATCCCATGTTCCCCACGCCGCGATCGCTGCAATCATTACCTCCAGAGGTAGCAGTGGGTGACATTCCCCAATTGACAGATTTGGGTTTAGAAAGCCCCACGTTAGACGATCGGGCAGTGCTGCGGTTTCAAGGGGGCGAAACCGCAGGGCGCGATCGAGTAGAGCACTACATTTGGCAGGCAGACAAATTACGGGTGTATAAAGAAACCCGTAATGGCATGGTGGGGGCAGATTATTCCTCTAAATTTTCCCCTTGGTTGGCCTTGGGCTGTCTATCCCCTCGCTATGTCTACGAACAAGTTCAGCATTATGAAGATCAGCGCATCCGCAATGATTCCACCTATTGGCTTATTTTTGAGTTGCTGTGGCGCGACTACTTTCGTTTGATTTGTGCTAAACACGGGAACCAAATCTTTTACCCGTCTGGATTGCAGGGGATACCAATTCCCTGGAAGCAAGACTGGCAGCGGTTTGATCTATGGCGCAAGGGTAGGACAGGCTTTCCCTTAGTGGATGCCAATATGCGAGAAATTGCTGCGACGGGCTTCATGTCAAATCGCGGACGCCAAAACGTGGCCAGCTTTCTGACTAAAAATCTAGGCATTGATTGGCGCATGGGAGCCGAGTGGTTTGAGTCACTCCTGATTGACTACGATGTGTGTAGCAATTGGGGCAACTGGAACTATACGGCTGGTGTCGGCAATGATGCCCGTGGCTTTCGCTTCTTCAATATTCTGAAGCAGGCCAGAGACTATGATCCACAAGGAGCATATGTCAAACTTTGGTTGCCCGAATTAACCAATGTTCCGTCCAGCAAGGTGCATGAACCCTGGAAGCTACAGCCTGTGGAGCAAAAACGATTTGGGGTGCAGATCGGAGTGGATTATCCCAATCCGATCGTTGATTTGTTCAAATCCGCAGAAGCCAACGAGAAACTCTATAATGCTGCGATCGGACGCAACCCTAAACCTAAGCGATAG
- a CDS encoding diacylglycerol/polyprenol kinase family protein encodes MLDSLSNTLNLPVIWLQIAIVAAWVGVVGLVALGASQNQADAEIVRKIVHVGTGNVILLAWWLQIPAWLGIAASIFFSIVTLVSYRFPLLPGIDSVGRKSLGTFFYAVSIGVLIAIFWQQYPYYAVIGILVMTWGDGLAALIGQRWGTHPYKVGGIQKSWEGSITMCWVSFVISSLLLLNVQGNSWQTWLVSIAIALIATALEAFSRLGIDNLTVPLGSAIVGFWLNSVLGG; translated from the coding sequence TTGCTTGATTCCCTGTCTAATACGCTGAATCTTCCTGTCATTTGGCTGCAAATTGCGATCGTTGCTGCTTGGGTCGGTGTGGTTGGGTTGGTGGCGCTGGGAGCAAGTCAGAATCAAGCTGATGCCGAAATTGTTCGTAAAATCGTTCATGTTGGGACGGGGAATGTGATTCTGCTGGCGTGGTGGCTACAAATCCCCGCTTGGTTGGGCATTGCGGCCTCGATTTTCTTCAGTATTGTTACGCTTGTGTCTTATCGATTTCCTCTCCTTCCCGGCATCGACAGTGTTGGTCGTAAAAGTTTGGGCACGTTTTTCTATGCCGTCAGTATCGGGGTGCTGATTGCGATATTTTGGCAGCAGTATCCATACTATGCTGTTATCGGCATCTTAGTCATGACTTGGGGAGATGGGCTGGCAGCCCTGATTGGTCAGCGCTGGGGAACACATCCCTATAAAGTGGGCGGCATTCAAAAAAGTTGGGAAGGCTCGATCACGATGTGTTGGGTTAGTTTTGTCATCAGTAGCCTCCTGTTGCTGAATGTACAGGGTAACAGTTGGCAAACGTGGCTTGTGTCGATTGCTATTGCGCTAATCGCGACTGCATTGGAAGCCTTTTCGCGCTTAGGAATTGATAATCTTACTGTTCCGTTGGGTAGTGCGATCGTTGGGTTTTGGCTGAATTCGGTGCTGGGGGGGTAG
- a CDS encoding protein kinase domain-containing protein, with protein sequence MTQLLNHRYRILKTIGDGGFGQTFLAEDTHLPSARRCVIKQLKPVVDPPQMYQLVKERFQREAAILEELGEGNPQIPKLYAYFESDGLFYLVQEWIDGVTLTQQMQLRAGQPQQNHEAAVKALLIGLLTVLDYIHRRGIIHRDIKPDNIMLRRSTQQPVLIDFGAVKETVQTVVNSQGQPTQSIIIGTPGYMPPEQAVGKPVFASDLYSLGLTAIYLLTGKAPQQLQVHPQTGDYVWQVDAPQISPEFADVLDRAIQSHARNRYPTAATMRSALQGLQASSSPELATTVMAADLAFVPSTHPSTLPSTVAVSSQPSTPLAPSSQSSATGQRNNGIILGSFIASGLIGAAVILGLVLRRPAVNPPPLPDAANASPSPIDAPSSPTSNPTTNSSQTPLAIPTPTIPQPDVPTPSLPQPTPASTSNATDVESPNVASSDIMSSNEFAWLTTRPVTDVDLAGKTAFELDILRNAIFAMHGRRFMDEALQAYFNSRPWYTPIYSPDEFPNELLSTLEKQNVQIILEYQERNGLK encoded by the coding sequence ATGACACAACTGCTAAATCACCGCTACCGCATCCTGAAGACGATCGGCGATGGTGGGTTTGGTCAAACATTTTTAGCAGAAGATACTCACCTACCCTCTGCTCGTCGCTGTGTGATCAAGCAGCTTAAGCCTGTGGTCGATCCGCCCCAAATGTATCAATTGGTGAAGGAACGGTTCCAGCGAGAAGCCGCCATTCTAGAGGAATTGGGCGAAGGCAATCCTCAAATTCCTAAACTGTATGCCTATTTTGAATCCGACGGCTTGTTTTATCTTGTTCAAGAGTGGATCGATGGTGTCACCCTCACTCAACAGATGCAATTGCGAGCAGGGCAACCTCAACAAAACCACGAAGCAGCGGTGAAAGCCTTACTGATCGGTCTGCTCACGGTTTTAGACTATATCCATCGGCGAGGGATTATTCATCGCGACATAAAGCCCGATAACATCATGCTGCGCCGATCGACGCAACAGCCTGTATTGATCGACTTTGGAGCCGTAAAAGAAACGGTACAAACGGTGGTAAATTCTCAAGGGCAACCAACGCAATCAATCATTATTGGCACACCAGGCTATATGCCGCCAGAACAAGCTGTGGGCAAACCCGTCTTTGCTAGCGATCTCTACAGTTTAGGGTTGACGGCAATCTATCTGCTGACGGGCAAAGCGCCCCAGCAATTGCAGGTGCATCCGCAAACGGGTGACTATGTCTGGCAAGTTGATGCGCCTCAGATCAGTCCTGAGTTTGCGGACGTTCTTGATCGCGCGATTCAGTCTCATGCCCGCAATCGTTATCCAACGGCAGCAACCATGCGATCGGCCTTGCAAGGCTTGCAAGCGTCATCTAGTCCTGAACTAGCTACAACCGTGATGGCTGCTGATTTAGCGTTTGTGCCCTCGACTCATCCATCCACCCTGCCCTCCACTGTTGCTGTCTCATCTCAACCATCGACTCCACTAGCTCCGTCGTCTCAATCATCAGCCACCGGGCAACGCAACAATGGCATTATTCTGGGCAGTTTCATCGCCAGTGGGTTGATTGGAGCGGCTGTGATACTGGGGTTGGTGCTGCGGCGTCCTGCTGTCAACCCACCGCCTCTCCCCGATGCAGCGAATGCATCACCGTCACCCATCGATGCGCCATCGTCGCCTACCAGCAATCCGACTACGAATTCAAGTCAAACGCCGCTGGCAATTCCGACGCCGACAATCCCACAACCGGATGTTCCCACGCCCTCTCTGCCTCAGCCCACTCCTGCATCGACATCGAACGCTACTGATGTCGAATCCCCCAACGTTGCATCATCCGATATCATGTCATCGAATGAGTTCGCTTGGCTCACCACCCGACCCGTCACTGATGTCGATTTGGCAGGAAAGACGGCGTTTGAACTCGATATCCTCCGCAATGCCATCTTTGCCATGCATGGGCGTCGATTTATGGACGAAGCATTGCAAGCATACTTTAATAGTCGCCCTTGGTATACCCCAATTTATTCACCGGATGAATTTCCTAATGAGTTGCTATCAACCTTAGAAAAGCAGAATGTGCAAATTATTCTAGAGTATCAAGAGCGCAACGGATTGAAGTAG
- a CDS encoding AOC03_06830 family ribosome hibernation factor yields the protein MNYNDVKFLQSIQSYPAVSILLSTHRTAPENQQDPIRVKNLVDEAKERLQQNFSNRELSPVLKQLEQAVESIDYPHTLDGLAIFANHELHRVYYHPFPFRDRVIVDETFATRDLVFALNRTPRYWVLSLSEQSTSLFSGILDELEEVRNPDFPLTHGGPGGGSKLPGGEGINTSAYRDDHHRQFFRKADEALKPFMATDPLPLVLVGIDRYFSFFNEVSEHKDAIIATLSGNYDKTSAHDLGKLVYPLVQEALAEQRQQALEKLENAVGAQLCASGIEQAWRAAQEGRGELLLVNAEFHYPARVDQSGMKLIATDDLDDIEVMDDAVDELIESVMAKGGKVVFVDDDKTLADHQQVALILRY from the coding sequence ATGAACTATAACGACGTGAAATTTCTGCAATCGATTCAGAGCTATCCAGCCGTCTCGATTCTGCTCTCTACCCATCGCACGGCTCCTGAAAACCAACAAGATCCCATTCGAGTCAAGAACTTGGTTGACGAAGCCAAAGAACGCTTGCAACAAAATTTTTCTAATCGGGAATTAAGTCCGGTATTAAAGCAATTAGAGCAAGCCGTAGAGTCGATCGATTATCCTCACACACTGGATGGACTGGCGATTTTTGCCAATCATGAATTGCATCGTGTTTACTATCATCCCTTTCCGTTCCGCGATCGCGTCATTGTCGATGAAACGTTTGCTACCCGCGATCTGGTCTTTGCCCTTAACCGCACCCCTCGATATTGGGTGCTCAGCTTAAGCGAACAGTCTACGAGCTTGTTCTCCGGTATTCTAGATGAGCTAGAAGAAGTAAGAAATCCGGATTTTCCACTCACTCACGGTGGACCAGGCGGTGGCAGCAAACTTCCAGGCGGCGAAGGAATTAACACCTCGGCCTATCGGGACGATCATCATCGTCAGTTTTTCCGCAAAGCAGATGAAGCGTTGAAACCATTTATGGCAACCGATCCTCTGCCGCTGGTGCTAGTGGGCATTGATCGCTACTTCAGCTTTTTTAATGAAGTGTCCGAGCACAAAGACGCAATCATTGCTACGTTAAGCGGTAATTATGATAAAACCTCTGCGCACGATTTGGGCAAATTGGTGTATCCCCTAGTCCAAGAAGCACTGGCTGAGCAGCGTCAACAAGCTCTAGAAAAATTGGAGAATGCTGTAGGGGCACAGCTTTGTGCCTCAGGAATTGAGCAGGCTTGGCGAGCGGCTCAAGAAGGGCGTGGCGAACTTTTGTTGGTGAATGCAGAGTTTCACTATCCGGCCCGAGTCGATCAAAGCGGCATGAAACTCATAGCAACAGACGATTTAGATGACATTGAAGTGATGGATGATGCCGTTGATGAATTGATTGAGTCAGTGATGGCGAAGGGCGGCAAGGTCGTGTTTGTGGATGACGACAAAACATTAGCAGACCATCAACAAGTCGCCTTAATCTTGCGATATTAG